In Janthinobacterium rivuli, a single genomic region encodes these proteins:
- a CDS encoding M43 family zinc metalloprotease: MSTAKTKKSPATGSAEGAPAMSATQSMPVEGDMQAGADAAGGDAMPGLRLGVSYADQVALTQAASAADTYAMPGGGMQQAPQGMAGASCMQVGGGGMGGDGGDSGGNGGDGGQGGGTPQTRTCATMDVHRRLLTEDPSYANVRADIENLAGLYEGDASIAGRAGVTHIPVVVHVVWNTAAQNISDAQIGSQIDVLNRDFRRVNPDVNSTPAPFLPLTADARVEFALATTDPHGAATSGIERRQTTVASFGADDAVKSQATGGMDAWPADSYLNIWVCQLGGGLLGYAQFPGGPAATDGVVILQSAFGTTGTAAPPFHLGRTATHEIGHWLNLNHIWGDDGTGCSGTDNVADTPNQGGPNTGQPSFPQVSCNNGPNGDMFMNYMDYVDDPAMFMFTAGQVARMQACLDGPRASIGTGGTGAGATPRQSSSPVVAWGANRLDVFVVGTDRALYHKAWNGTAWAPSVTGYEGQGGICTSAPQVVSWAPNRLDVFVTGTDSGLFHKWWNGTAWGPSLTGYEAMGGLCVGDPRAVAWGPNRLDVFVVGTDRGLYHKWWNGAAWGPSLTGYEAMGGICLGQPEAVAWGPNRLDVFVVGTDRALYHKWWNGTAWGPSLTGYERLGGICTSSPKAVAWGPNRLDVFVTGTDGALYHKWWDGAKWGPSNDGFERLGGVCVGEVEAVSWGPNRLDLFVIGTDSALYHKAWNGSAWSPSVTGFDNLGGVCTSRPRATAWAPNRLDVFVTGTNGALFHKAWNGAAWSPSVSGYESLGGVVSCL, encoded by the coding sequence ATGAGCACCGCTAAAACGAAAAAATCACCGGCCACCGGGTCGGCGGAAGGCGCGCCAGCCATGTCCGCCACGCAGTCCATGCCGGTCGAGGGCGACATGCAGGCTGGCGCCGATGCGGCGGGCGGCGACGCCATGCCGGGGCTGCGCCTGGGCGTGTCATATGCCGACCAGGTGGCGCTCACCCAGGCGGCGTCCGCTGCGGATACCTACGCCATGCCGGGCGGCGGCATGCAGCAGGCGCCGCAGGGCATGGCGGGCGCCAGCTGCATGCAGGTTGGCGGTGGCGGCATGGGCGGCGATGGTGGCGATAGCGGAGGCAATGGCGGTGATGGGGGGCAGGGCGGCGGCACGCCGCAGACGCGCACCTGCGCCACGATGGACGTGCATCGGCGCCTGCTGACCGAAGACCCATCGTATGCGAACGTGCGCGCCGATATCGAAAACCTGGCCGGGTTGTACGAGGGCGACGCCAGCATTGCGGGGCGTGCCGGCGTGACGCACATCCCGGTGGTCGTGCACGTGGTGTGGAATACGGCCGCGCAGAATATTTCGGATGCGCAGATCGGCAGCCAGATCGATGTGCTGAACCGCGATTTCCGCCGCGTCAACCCGGATGTGAACAGTACGCCAGCGCCATTCCTGCCGCTGACGGCCGATGCGCGCGTGGAGTTCGCGCTGGCCACGACCGATCCGCATGGCGCGGCCACCAGCGGCATCGAGCGGCGCCAGACGACGGTGGCCTCGTTTGGCGCGGACGATGCCGTCAAGTCGCAGGCGACGGGCGGCATGGATGCCTGGCCGGCCGACAGCTACCTGAATATCTGGGTCTGCCAGCTCGGCGGCGGCTTGCTCGGCTATGCGCAGTTTCCCGGCGGCCCGGCCGCCACCGACGGCGTGGTGATACTGCAATCGGCCTTTGGCACGACGGGCACGGCGGCGCCGCCGTTCCACCTGGGGCGCACGGCCACGCATGAAATTGGCCACTGGCTGAATCTGAACCATATTTGGGGCGACGACGGCACCGGTTGCTCGGGCACGGACAACGTGGCCGACACGCCGAACCAGGGCGGGCCGAACACGGGCCAGCCCTCGTTTCCCCAGGTGTCGTGCAATAACGGGCCGAATGGCGACATGTTCATGAACTACATGGATTACGTCGACGATCCCGCCATGTTCATGTTCACGGCCGGTCAGGTGGCACGCATGCAGGCTTGCCTCGATGGCCCGCGCGCCAGCATCGGCACGGGCGGAACGGGCGCAGGCGCCACGCCGCGCCAGAGCTCTTCTCCCGTCGTCGCCTGGGGCGCGAACCGCCTCGACGTCTTCGTGGTGGGCACGGATCGCGCGCTGTACCACAAGGCCTGGAATGGCACGGCCTGGGCGCCATCCGTCACCGGCTACGAGGGGCAGGGCGGCATCTGTACCAGCGCGCCACAAGTCGTGTCGTGGGCGCCGAACCGGCTCGACGTATTCGTCACGGGCACCGACAGCGGCTTGTTCCACAAATGGTGGAACGGCACGGCCTGGGGACCGTCCCTGACCGGTTACGAAGCGATGGGCGGCTTGTGCGTGGGCGACCCGCGCGCTGTGGCCTGGGGACCGAACCGCCTCGACGTGTTTGTCGTCGGCACGGACCGCGGCCTGTATCACAAGTGGTGGAACGGGGCCGCCTGGGGGCCGTCGCTGACGGGGTATGAAGCCATGGGCGGTATTTGCCTGGGCCAGCCGGAAGCCGTGGCGTGGGGACCGAACCGCCTGGACGTGTTCGTCGTCGGCACGGACCGGGCCCTGTACCACAAGTGGTGGAACGGCACGGCCTGGGGACCGTCGCTGACGGGCTATGAGCGGCTGGGCGGCATCTGCACCTCGTCGCCGAAAGCCGTGGCGTGGGGACCGAACCGCCTCGACGTTTTCGTCACGGGTACCGACGGCGCCCTGTATCACAAATGGTGGGATGGCGCGAAATGGGGGCCTTCCAACGATGGTTTCGAGCGCCTGGGCGGCGTTTGCGTGGGCGAGGTGGAAGCCGTGTCGTGGGGGCCGAACCGGCTCGACCTGTTCGTCATCGGCACGGACAGCGCCCTGTACCACAAGGCCTGGAATGGATCCGCCTGGTCGCCCTCCGTGACGGGTTTTGACAACCTGGGCGGCGTGTGCACCTCGCGGCCGCGCGCCACGGCCTGGGCGCCGAACCGCCTCGACGTGTTTGTCACGGGCACGAACGGCGCCCTGTTCCACAAGGCGTGGAACGGCGCGGCCTGGTCGCCGTCCGTGAGCGGTTATGAAAGCCTGGGCGGCGTGGTATCGTGTTTATGA
- a CDS encoding J domain-containing protein — protein sequence MDNGQRSLWAILGTEPTGDERALKRAYAKRLKVTRPEDDPAAFQELREAYEYALRHAHLFAEEFPEAQAAAVETPPMETAELWGVIDEPAREAQESQEPPAELWGVIAQEPAPPSELWGVVAIDPAQEAASLWQAFLEQSRHADAGEVLAGILQDDAMLNLDVREEFDLCALRYCASAGYELALRQALFEQLGWDRDFSYLARSHGDLVRAAVQRYRADRSFAHFSDNRDSYPGLDCIMSQQSPSAYARQLFDQKFTLQLRELLHAIRWQHAEMLAWKLDTDLFEQWEHAVHAKRYFKQTALASGGLGFVLHFMLAGVLDAAGFKLGDTAAYASLLGFQALAFALLAMHALRWPAPLFTRLEALQETLQDRLPVLWQRPGLRQLGWIAPYLVLALLLFLPERSDGMRLVTAAGLCASALLAYAMNRQLLHGMLLLLCLGLSLFAAMFMSGRGPSALAIGEAMPLMFCLAALALRCATGLYGDCGFPEALLPRLRAAWLIGCAGLLSLLYVQQLPAALVGAALYAWSCAGLLFSPTDFKWKTIWPVVLVPSLASVVLAGHAPAIRAMPMMHHSVELALAVLYLTLRYIYLSYRTSVTKPGLS from the coding sequence ATGGACAACGGACAGCGCAGCCTGTGGGCCATTCTGGGCACGGAGCCGACCGGCGACGAGCGCGCCCTCAAGCGCGCGTATGCGAAGCGCCTGAAGGTGACGCGTCCCGAAGACGATCCGGCCGCCTTCCAGGAGCTGCGCGAGGCGTATGAGTACGCGCTGCGCCATGCGCACCTGTTTGCCGAGGAATTCCCGGAAGCGCAAGCGGCAGCGGTAGAAACGCCGCCCATGGAAACGGCCGAGCTGTGGGGCGTCATCGACGAACCCGCGCGGGAAGCGCAGGAATCGCAGGAACCGCCTGCGGAACTGTGGGGCGTCATTGCCCAGGAACCCGCACCGCCATCCGAATTATGGGGCGTGGTCGCCATCGATCCGGCGCAGGAAGCGGCCAGCCTGTGGCAGGCATTCCTCGAGCAGTCGCGGCACGCCGATGCCGGCGAGGTACTGGCCGGCATCCTGCAGGACGACGCCATGCTCAACCTCGACGTGCGCGAGGAATTCGACCTGTGTGCGCTGCGCTACTGCGCCAGCGCCGGCTATGAGCTGGCGCTGCGCCAGGCCCTGTTCGAGCAGCTGGGCTGGGACCGCGATTTTTCCTACCTGGCGCGCAGCCATGGGGACCTGGTGCGCGCTGCCGTGCAGCGCTACCGGGCCGACCGTTCGTTCGCCCATTTCAGCGACAACCGCGACAGCTACCCGGGCCTCGATTGCATCATGTCGCAGCAATCGCCAAGCGCCTATGCGCGCCAGCTGTTCGACCAAAAATTCACGCTGCAGCTGCGCGAGCTGCTGCACGCGATACGCTGGCAGCACGCCGAGATGCTGGCCTGGAAGCTCGATACGGACCTGTTCGAGCAATGGGAACACGCCGTCCATGCCAAGCGCTACTTCAAGCAGACGGCGCTGGCCTCGGGCGGCCTCGGTTTCGTGCTGCACTTCATGCTCGCAGGCGTGCTCGATGCTGCCGGCTTCAAGCTCGGTGACACGGCGGCCTATGCCAGCCTGCTGGGCTTCCAGGCGCTCGCCTTTGCCTTGCTGGCCATGCATGCCTTGCGCTGGCCGGCGCCGCTGTTCACGCGCCTGGAAGCGCTGCAAGAAACGCTGCAGGACCGCCTGCCCGTGCTGTGGCAGCGGCCCGGCTTGCGGCAACTGGGCTGGATCGCACCCTACCTCGTGCTGGCACTGCTGTTGTTCCTGCCCGAGCGCAGCGACGGCATGCGCCTCGTTACCGCCGCCGGCTTGTGCGCGTCGGCCCTGCTCGCGTATGCGATGAACCGCCAACTGCTGCATGGCATGCTGCTGCTCCTGTGTCTGGGCCTGTCGCTGTTCGCGGCCATGTTCATGAGCGGCAGGGGCCCGTCGGCGCTGGCCATCGGCGAGGCCATGCCATTGATGTTTTGCCTGGCGGCGCTGGCCCTGCGCTGCGCCACCGGCCTGTATGGCGATTGCGGCTTCCCCGAGGCGCTCTTGCCCCGCCTGCGCGCGGCATGGCTGATCGGCTGCGCGGGCTTGCTGTCGCTACTGTATGTGCAGCAGCTGCCGGCCGCCTTGGTCGGCGCCGCGCTGTATGCCTGGTCGTGCGCCGGCTTGCTGTTTTCCCCCACCGATTTCAAATGGAAGACGATCTGGCCGGTGGTCCTGGTGCCGTCACTCGCCAGTGTCGTGCTGGCCGGCCACGCCCCGGCCATCCGCGCCATGCCGATGATGCATCACAGCGTCGAACTGGCCCTGGCCGTGCTGTATCTGACCCTGCGCTATATCTATCTGTCGTACCGCACATCTGTCACAAAACCCGGGCTGTCATAA
- a CDS encoding DNA topoisomerase IV subunit B, translated as MATKKPASDYSESSIRVLKGLEPVKQRPGMYTRTENPLHIIQEVIDNASDEALGGHCTHIAVTQNTDGSITVEDNGRGIPVGLHPEEGVPTVEIVFTRLHAGGKFDKGSGGAYAFSGGLHGVGVSVTNALSTRLEITVWRKESDGNGLHHMVFANGDVIEPLTSRPAPRDGKKSGTRVTAWPDAKYFDSPNISQTELQRLLRSKAVLLPGVTVTLTNAKTGDTQTWQYAEGLRGYLTETLAQVSNGETLIPLFEGAQYAGPDSEGFAEGEGAAWVVAWTEEGAIVRESYVNLIPTSNGGTHESGLRDGLFGAVKNFVEMHSLLPKGVKLLPEDVFARASFVLSAKVLDPQFQGQIKERLNSRDAVRLVSTFTKPPLELWLNQHVDYGKKLADLVIKQAQSRQRSLQKVEKKKSSGVAVLPGKLTDCESSDIARNELFLVEGDSAGGSAKMGRDKEFQAILPLRGKVLNSWETDRDRLFANNEIHDIAVAIGVDPHSVGDSPDLSGLRYGKICILSDADVDGSHIQVLLLTLFFKHFPVLINKGHICIARPPLYRVDAPARGKKPMQKIYALDDGELVAIEDKLRKEGVKQGAWSISRFKGLGEMNAEQLWETTMNPDTRRLLPVTLGEVDHMASASRFNMLMGKGEAAGRRAWIEEHGNEAEADI; from the coding sequence ATGGCCACTAAAAAACCAGCATCCGACTACAGCGAATCATCCATCCGTGTCCTGAAAGGACTGGAACCCGTCAAGCAGCGCCCGGGGATGTACACCCGCACTGAAAATCCGCTGCACATCATTCAGGAAGTGATCGACAATGCCTCCGACGAGGCGCTGGGCGGTCATTGCACGCATATCGCCGTCACGCAAAACACGGACGGCAGCATCACCGTCGAAGACAATGGCCGCGGCATTCCCGTCGGCCTGCACCCGGAAGAAGGCGTGCCGACGGTGGAAATCGTGTTTACACGGCTGCACGCGGGCGGCAAGTTCGACAAGGGTTCGGGCGGCGCCTACGCGTTCTCGGGCGGTCTGCACGGCGTCGGCGTGTCCGTCACCAATGCGCTGTCGACGCGCCTGGAAATCACCGTCTGGCGCAAGGAAAGCGATGGCAACGGCTTGCACCACATGGTGTTCGCGAATGGCGACGTGATCGAGCCCTTGACTTCCCGCCCCGCCCCGCGCGACGGCAAAAAATCGGGTACGCGCGTCACGGCCTGGCCCGATGCGAAATACTTTGATTCGCCGAACATCTCGCAAACGGAGCTGCAACGGCTGCTGCGCTCGAAAGCCGTGCTGCTGCCGGGCGTGACCGTCACGCTCACCAACGCGAAAACGGGCGACACGCAGACCTGGCAGTACGCGGAAGGCTTGCGCGGCTACCTGACTGAAACGCTGGCGCAGGTATCGAATGGCGAAACCCTGATTCCCCTGTTCGAAGGCGCGCAGTACGCTGGCCCGGATTCGGAAGGCTTTGCCGAAGGCGAAGGCGCGGCCTGGGTGGTCGCGTGGACGGAAGAAGGCGCCATCGTGCGCGAATCGTATGTCAACCTGATCCCCACCTCGAATGGCGGCACGCACGAATCGGGCTTGCGCGACGGCCTGTTCGGCGCCGTGAAAAACTTCGTCGAAATGCATTCGCTGCTGCCGAAAGGCGTCAAATTGCTGCCGGAAGACGTGTTCGCGCGCGCCTCGTTCGTGTTGTCGGCCAAGGTGCTGGACCCGCAATTCCAGGGCCAGATCAAGGAGCGTCTGAATTCGCGCGACGCCGTGCGCCTCGTCTCGACCTTCACCAAGCCGCCGCTGGAACTGTGGCTGAACCAGCACGTCGACTACGGCAAGAAGCTGGCCGATCTCGTGATCAAACAGGCGCAGTCGCGCCAGCGCTCGCTGCAAAAAGTGGAAAAGAAAAAATCCTCAGGCGTCGCCGTCCTTCCCGGCAAGCTGACCGACTGCGAATCGTCGGACATCGCGCGCAATGAACTGTTCCTCGTCGAGGGCGACTCGGCGGGCGGTTCGGCCAAGATGGGCCGCGACAAGGAATTCCAGGCGATCCTGCCCCTGCGCGGCAAGGTCTTGAATTCGTGGGAAACGGACCGCGACCGCCTGTTCGCCAACAACGAGATCCACGACATCGCGGTCGCCATCGGCGTCGATCCGCACAGCGTGGGCGACTCGCCCGACCTGTCCGGCCTGCGCTACGGCAAGATCTGCATCCTGTCCGACGCGGACGTGGACGGCTCACACATCCAGGTACTGCTGCTGACCCTATTCTTCAAGCACTTCCCGGTCCTGATCAACAAGGGCCACATCTGCATCGCCCGCCCGCCTTTGTACCGCGTGGACGCGCCAGCGCGCGGCAAGAAGCCGATGCAGAAGATCTATGCGCTCGACGACGGCGAACTGGTCGCCATCGAAGACAAGCTGCGCAAGGAAGGCGTGAAACAGGGCGCCTGGTCGATCTCGCGCTTCAAGGGCCTGGGCGAGATGAACGCCGAGCAGCTATGGGAAACGACGATGAACCCGGACACGCGCCGCCTGCTGCCCGTGACCTTGGGTGAAGTCGACCACATGGCCTCGGCCTCGCGCTTCAATATGTTGATGGGCAAGGGCGAAGCGGCCGGACGCCGCGCCTGGATCGAAGAACACGGCAATGAGGCGGAGGCGGATATCTGA
- the parC gene encoding DNA topoisomerase IV subunit A: protein MSTQTNLFDDAQPEPIEPDEPVFDGEALTLSTFAERAYLDYAISVVKGRALPDVCDGQKPVQRRILYAMNELGLNSTAKPRKSAAVVGDVLGKLHPHGDQSVYDALVRMAQDFSLRYPLIDGQGNFGSRDGDGAAAMRYTEARLTPIAKLLMDEIGMGTVDFQPNYDGSTEEPKLLPARLPMVLLNGASGIAVGLATEIPSHNLAEVAKAAVAMIRDPKMTHAELMAIIPGPDFPGGGQIITPPSQIADMYASGRGSMKVRARWKIEELARGQWQAVVTELPPGTSSQKVLEEIEELTNPKIKLGKKALSPDQVALKALILNSLDTIRDESGRAAPVRLVFEPKSKNQDQTEFMLMLLAHTSLESSTSINLVMIGGDGRPRQKGLGDILREWIDFRFETVTRRTGYKLGKVKDRIHILEGREAILLNIDKVIQIIRNSDEPKAALIEAFKLSERQADDILEIRLRQLARLETIKIQQELAELRKEEKSLQDLLDNPGSMKRAVIREIEADAKQFGDARRTLIEEAQKAVAEQKVVDEPVTVIISEKGWARARTGIGHDAAQFTFKAGDSLHGAFECRTVDTLLGFGNNGKIYSVPVSALPNARGDGVPITTLCDLSGGTPGNAVRILHYFAGNGATNLLLASSAGYGFIAKAGDMTSRLKGGKAFITLDDGDVPLEPKVIPEAASALACLTEGARLLVFGLDEMKTLSKGGTGVKLIDLDAKDKLLAVQPITQRGVVVSGIGRASKPQDASLGATALAEHFGKRAKKGKALAAKLKPVSMAAIG, encoded by the coding sequence ATGTCCACACAAACCAATTTATTTGACGATGCCCAGCCTGAGCCGATCGAGCCGGATGAACCGGTATTCGACGGCGAAGCGCTGACCCTGTCCACCTTTGCCGAGCGCGCCTATCTCGATTACGCCATCTCCGTCGTCAAGGGCCGCGCCCTGCCCGACGTGTGCGATGGACAGAAACCCGTGCAGCGCCGCATCCTGTATGCGATGAATGAGCTGGGCCTGAACTCCACGGCGAAGCCCCGCAAATCGGCGGCCGTGGTCGGCGACGTGCTCGGTAAATTGCATCCGCACGGCGACCAGTCCGTGTACGACGCGCTGGTGCGCATGGCGCAGGATTTTTCCTTGCGCTACCCGCTGATCGACGGCCAGGGCAACTTCGGCTCGCGCGACGGCGACGGCGCGGCGGCCATGCGTTACACGGAAGCGCGTCTGACGCCGATCGCCAAGCTGCTGATGGATGAAATCGGCATGGGCACGGTGGACTTCCAGCCCAACTACGACGGTTCGACGGAAGAACCGAAGCTGCTGCCGGCGCGCCTGCCGATGGTGCTGCTGAACGGCGCCTCCGGCATCGCCGTGGGCCTGGCGACGGAAATCCCGTCGCACAACCTGGCCGAAGTGGCGAAAGCGGCTGTCGCCATGATCCGCGATCCGAAAATGACGCACGCCGAACTGATGGCCATCATTCCCGGCCCCGACTTCCCCGGCGGCGGCCAGATCATCACGCCGCCCTCGCAAATCGCCGACATGTACGCGAGCGGCCGTGGCAGCATGAAGGTGCGCGCGCGCTGGAAAATCGAAGAGCTGGCGCGCGGCCAGTGGCAAGCCGTCGTGACGGAACTGCCGCCGGGCACCTCGTCGCAAAAGGTGCTGGAAGAAATCGAAGAGCTGACGAATCCGAAGATCAAGCTGGGCAAGAAGGCGCTGTCGCCGGACCAGGTGGCCCTGAAGGCGCTGATCCTCAACTCGCTCGACACCATCCGTGACGAATCGGGCCGCGCCGCCCCCGTGCGCCTCGTGTTCGAGCCGAAGTCGAAGAACCAGGACCAGACGGAATTCATGCTGATGCTGCTGGCGCATACGTCGCTGGAATCGTCGACCTCGATCAATCTGGTGATGATCGGCGGCGATGGCCGTCCGCGCCAGAAGGGCCTGGGCGACATCCTGCGCGAGTGGATCGATTTCCGCTTCGAGACCGTCACGCGCCGCACCGGCTACAAACTGGGCAAGGTCAAGGACCGCATCCATATCCTGGAAGGGCGCGAAGCGATCCTGCTCAATATCGACAAGGTGATCCAGATCATCCGCAATTCGGATGAACCGAAGGCGGCCCTGATCGAAGCGTTCAAGCTGTCCGAACGCCAGGCCGACGACATCCTGGAAATCCGCTTGCGCCAGCTGGCACGCCTGGAAACGATCAAGATCCAGCAGGAACTGGCCGAGCTGCGCAAGGAAGAAAAGTCCCTGCAAGACCTGCTCGACAACCCGGGCTCGATGAAGCGCGCCGTCATCCGCGAAATCGAAGCGGACGCCAAGCAGTTCGGCGACGCGCGCCGCACCCTGATCGAGGAAGCGCAGAAAGCCGTGGCGGAACAGAAGGTGGTCGATGAACCGGTCACCGTCATCATTTCGGAAAAAGGCTGGGCGCGCGCGCGCACCGGCATCGGCCACGATGCGGCGCAGTTCACCTTCAAGGCGGGCGACAGCCTGCATGGCGCCTTCGAGTGCCGCACGGTCGACACCCTGCTGGGCTTTGGCAACAACGGCAAGATTTACTCGGTTCCCGTCTCCGCGCTGCCCAATGCACGCGGCGATGGCGTGCCGATCACGACCTTGTGCGACCTGAGCGGCGGCACGCCCGGCAACGCCGTGCGCATCCTGCACTACTTTGCGGGCAATGGCGCCACCAATTTGCTGCTGGCGTCGAGCGCGGGCTACGGCTTCATCGCCAAGGCGGGCGACATGACGAGCCGTCTGAAAGGCGGCAAGGCCTTCATCACCCTGGACGACGGCGACGTGCCGCTCGAACCGAAAGTCATCCCCGAGGCGGCCAGCGCCCTGGCCTGCCTGACGGAAGGCGCGCGCCTGCTGGTGTTCGGCCTCGATGAAATGAAAACCCTGTCCAAGGGCGGCACCGGCGTCAAGCTGATCGACCTCGATGCGAAAGACAAGCTGCTGGCCGTGCAGCCGATCACGCAGCGCGGCGTGGTGGTCTCGGGCATCGGCCGGGCCTCGAAACCGCAGGATGCGTCGCTCGGTGCCACGGCCCTGGCCGAGCATTTCGGCAAGCGCGCGAAAAAGGGCAAGGCGCTGGCGGCCAAGCTGAAACCGGTGTCGATGGCGGCCATCGGCTGA
- a CDS encoding helix-turn-helix domain-containing protein, with amino-acid sequence MQRLTPAERLVAAMAAEGLPYKSIARELGKSPATVRNQLHAIYQKLGVGNRTALAHKLRGQP; translated from the coding sequence ATGCAGCGTCTGACCCCGGCCGAGCGGCTGGTGGCGGCCATGGCGGCCGAAGGATTGCCGTATAAAAGCATCGCCAGGGAACTGGGCAAGTCGCCAGCCACCGTGCGCAACCAGCTGCATGCGATTTACCAGAAACTGGGCGTGGGCAACCGCACGGCGCTCGCGCACAAGCTGCGCGGCCAGCCTTAG
- a CDS encoding molecular chaperone HscC — MIIGIDLGTTNSLVAIWRDGKASIIPNALGEHLTPSCVSIDDDGTVLVGRAARERLQTHPQLTAAVFKRYMGSEKKITLGTQQFRPEELSSMVLRALKEDAEAFLGHKVEEAIITVPAYFSDAQRKATRIAGQLAGLRVERLLNEPTAAALAYGIRDKEQESKFLVFDLGGGTFDVSILELFEGVMEVRASAGDNFLGGEDFVTVLVDAFMEGSGLRDAVGSRLLDPRQQQLLRDEAERVKRLLSDQPSARMATRYQDKEYSWEIGEDKLAQLCEPLLARLRLPVERALRDATIRAAELNEVVLAGGATRMPLVRKLVSRMFGRFPAIHLDPDEAVALGAAVQAGLKMRDAALDEVVMTDVAPYSLGISISRQVGANQYEGGHYLPIIERNSVVPVSRTENITTIHDNQKEINVAIFQGESRLVADNVFLGKISFPIPAKKAGEIGIDVRFTYDVSGVLEAEVTVLATQERHKMIISDNAGVMTPEQIEQRFAELADLKIHPREQMENRTLVTRADRLYEQSLGDVRQYLAAHTANFQAALETQDPNTIRKARQALDDVLRQVESESFL; from the coding sequence ATGATCATCGGCATCGACCTGGGCACCACCAACAGCCTGGTCGCCATCTGGCGCGACGGCAAGGCTTCCATCATCCCGAATGCGCTCGGTGAACACCTGACGCCGTCGTGCGTCAGCATCGATGACGACGGCACCGTGCTGGTGGGCCGCGCCGCGCGCGAGCGCCTGCAGACGCACCCGCAGCTGACGGCGGCCGTCTTCAAGCGCTACATGGGCAGTGAAAAGAAGATCACCCTCGGCACGCAGCAATTCCGTCCGGAAGAACTGTCGTCGATGGTGCTGCGCGCGCTGAAGGAAGATGCCGAAGCCTTCCTCGGCCACAAGGTCGAGGAAGCCATCATCACCGTGCCCGCGTATTTCAGCGATGCGCAGCGCAAGGCCACGCGCATCGCCGGCCAGCTGGCGGGCCTGCGCGTCGAGCGCCTGCTCAACGAGCCGACGGCCGCCGCGCTGGCCTACGGCATCCGCGACAAGGAACAGGAAAGCAAATTTCTCGTCTTCGACCTGGGCGGCGGCACCTTCGACGTGTCGATCCTGGAACTGTTCGAAGGCGTGATGGAAGTGCGGGCCTCGGCCGGCGACAATTTTCTGGGCGGCGAAGACTTCGTCACCGTGCTGGTCGACGCTTTCATGGAAGGCAGCGGCTTGCGCGACGCCGTCGGCAGCCGCCTGCTCGACCCGCGCCAGCAACAGCTGCTGCGCGATGAAGCCGAGCGCGTCAAGCGCCTGCTGTCGGACCAGCCGTCCGCGCGCATGGCCACGCGCTACCAGGACAAGGAATACAGCTGGGAGATCGGCGAAGACAAACTGGCGCAGCTGTGCGAGCCCCTGCTGGCCCGCTTGCGCCTGCCCGTGGAACGGGCGCTGCGCGACGCCACCATCCGCGCCGCGGAATTGAATGAAGTGGTGCTGGCCGGCGGCGCCACGCGCATGCCGCTGGTGCGCAAACTCGTCTCGCGCATGTTCGGCCGCTTCCCTGCCATCCACCTGGATCCGGATGAAGCCGTGGCGCTGGGCGCCGCCGTGCAGGCTGGCCTCAAGATGCGCGACGCGGCCCTCGACGAAGTGGTCATGACGGACGTGGCGCCGTATTCGCTGGGCATTTCCATTTCACGCCAGGTCGGCGCGAACCAGTATGAAGGCGGGCATTACCTGCCCATCATCGAGCGCAACTCCGTGGTGCCCGTCTCGCGCACGGAAAACATCACCACCATCCACGACAACCAGAAGGAAATCAACGTGGCGATCTTCCAGGGCGAATCGCGCCTGGTGGCCGACAACGTTTTCCTTGGCAAGATCAGCTTCCCGATCCCCGCGAAAAAGGCGGGCGAGATCGGCATCGACGTGCGCTTCACCTACGACGTCAGCGGCGTGCTGGAAGCGGAAGTGACGGTGCTGGCCACGCAGGAACGCCACAAGATGATCATCAGCGATAACGCTGGCGTGATGACGCCGGAGCAGATCGAGCAGCGCTTTGCGGAACTGGCCGACCTGAAGATCCACCCGCGCGAGCAGATGGAAAACCGCACCCTGGTCACGCGCGCCGACCGCCTGTACGAACAGTCGCTGGGCGACGTGCGCCAGTACCTGGCGGCGCACACGGCCAACTTCCAGGCCGCGCTGGAAACGCAGGACCCGAACACCATCCGCAAGGCGCGCCAGGCATTGGATGACGTGCTGCGCCAGGTCGAGAGCGAGAGCTTCCTGTAG